A single genomic interval of Oncorhynchus mykiss isolate Arlee chromosome 13, USDA_OmykA_1.1, whole genome shotgun sequence harbors:
- the LOC118938073 gene encoding ubiquitin carboxyl-terminal hydrolase 37-like, producing MLFVSLHSCFAELHQARLSGGTINAKNKENKKILQTVKRCLSVVNEDYEEDYEQDAHECVLLLLFQLKEEGMALKGSPEPYTCPVKQLEFKLKTSRTCTSCGVIVYGQEDYNHLSLSLSHYLPHSLDLYFKPSALECACRVCSGSMASVTMHFLTLPR from the exons ATGCTCTTTGTCTCCCTCCACAGCTGCTTTGCCGAGTTACATCAGGCCAGGCTTTCTGGAGGCACTATTAATGCTAAGAACAAGGAAAATAAGAAAATCCTACAAACAGTCAAGCGCTGTCTTTCCGTTGTCAATGAGGACTATGAGGAAGACTATGAACAG GATGCCCATGAATGTGTGTTGCTCCTCCTCTTTCAGCTGAAGGAGGAGGGTATGGCATTAAAGGGCTCACCAGAGCCATACACCTGCCCCGTGAAGCAGTTAGAATTCAAGCTGAAGACTTCCCGTACCTGCACCAG CTGTGGAGTTATAGTGTATGGTCAGGAGGATTACAATCACTTGTCCCTGAGCCTGAGCCATTACCTGCCACACAGCCTGGACCTCTACTTTAAG CCATCTGCGTTAGAGTGTGCATGCAGGGTGTGCTCAGGCAGCATGGCATCTGTGACTATGCACTTCCTCACGCTGCCCCGGTGA
- the LOC118938074 gene encoding myosin heavy chain, embryonic smooth muscle isoform-like: MLASNDPYHKKYPYLSLTFPSLLHSLFSSLHLSLPPLLPQVDTLTLELVAERSMAQKSENARQQLERQNKDLRAKLGELEGSVKSQFKASITALEAKILQLEEQLEQEAKRAAANKLVRWTEKKLKEVCMQVEDERRHSDQYMEQSEKANSRMKQLKRQLEEESTRANAYRRKLQRELDNVPESSEGLSREVSTLKSRLRRGGPISFSSSRSGRRQLQVEGTSLDLLSDDEVENKTTDANANETPAAPQPE; encoded by the exons ATGCTGGCATCCAATGAC CCCTACCATAAAAAgtacccttatctctctctcactttcccctctctccttcattccctgttttcctctctccacctctctcttccccctctcctcccccaggtgGACACCCTGACCCTGGAGCTTGTGGCAGAGCGCAGCATGGCCCAGAAGAGTGAAAATGCGCGCCAGCAGCTGGAGAGGCAGAACAAGGACTTGAGGGCCAAGCTGGGCGAGCTGGAGGGTTCCGTGAAGAGCCAGTTCAAGGCCTCCATCACCGCCCTGGAGGCCAAGATACTGCAGCTGGAGGAGCAGCTGGAGCAGGAGGCTAAG CGAGCAGCGGCCAATAAGCTTGTGAGATGGACAGAGAAGAAGCTGAAGGAGGTGTGCATGCAGGTGGAGGACGAGCGCCGCCATTCCGACCAGTACATGGAACAG AGTGAGAAGGCCAACTCTCGTATGAAACAGCTGAAGAGGCAGCTTGAGGAGGAGTCCACACGTGCCAACGCCTACCGCAGGAAGCTGCAGAGGGAGCTGGACAATGTCCCTGAGAGCAGCGAGGGTCTCAGCCGTGAGGTCAGCACACTCAAGAGCCGGCTCAG GCGTGGAGGCCCCATCAGTTTCTCCTCCAGCCGCTCGGGCAGGCGTCAGCTGCAGGTGGAGGGAACATCGCTCGACCTCCTATCCGACGATGAGGTGGAAAACAAAACCACGGACGCCAATGCCAACGAGACGCCAGCAGCTCCCCAACCAGAGTAG
- the LOC118938075 gene encoding ubiquitin carboxyl-terminal hydrolase 37-like has product MALKGSPEPYTCPVKQLEFKLKTSRTCTSCGVMVYGQEDYNHLSLSLSHYLPHSLDLYFKPSALECACRVCSGSMASVTMHFLTLPRVLMLHIKRFTAGDWEPKKVDDPMSIPAEITLPAVCGKTAHVQYGARASSLGKNNMDNKPANSPKGTLDRPGHYISDVLDSRGSGWLCLDDTHVLRTDEATVLKAIAQTAYILFYVCR; this is encoded by the exons ATGGCATTAAAGGGCTCACCAGAGCCATACACCTGCCCCGTGAAGCAGTTAGAATTCAAGCTGAAGACTTCCCGTACCTGCACCAG CTGTGGAGTTATGGTGTATGGTCAGGAGGATTACAATCACTTGTCCCTGAGCCTGAGCCATTACCTGCCACACAGCCTGGACCTCTACTTTAAG CCATCTGCGTTAGAGTGTGCATGCAGGGTGTGCTCAGGCAGCATGGCATCTGTGACTATGCACTTCCTCACGCTGCCCCG GGTCCTAATGCTTCATATCAAGCGATTTACTGCAGGCGACTGGGAGCCAAAGAAGGTGGATGATCCCATGTCCATCCCTGCAGAAATAACCCTCCCAGCCGTATGTGGGAAGACAGCCCATGTCCAGTATGGAGCCAG GGCAAGCTCCCTGGGGAAAAACAACATGGACAACAAACCTGCAAACTCCCCGAAAGGCACCCTTGATAGACCAG GCCACTacatcagtgatgttttggacAGCCGTGGCAGTGGGTGGCTCTGCCTGGATGACACACATGTCTTGAGGACAGATGAGGCCACTGTGCTGAAGGCGATTGCACAGACTGCCTACATCCTGTTCTATGTCTGCAGGTAA
- the LOC118938296 gene encoding ubiquitin carboxyl-terminal hydrolase 26-like has protein sequence MARLPNLFSKSSTQLGEQSCTGGGEDNTKLLGLPNIGNTCFMNSALQCLLGLPAFCRDILRQQNIWSSSPSSKLLCCFAELHQARLSGGTVNAKNKENKKILQTVKRCLSVVNEDYEDDNEQVRYYLLKDSLNNKPGTRDSVFPQLCFSCSC, from the exons ATGGCTCGCCTTCCCAACCTGTTCAGCAAGAGTAGCACCCAGCTGGGGGAGCAGAGCTGCACAGGCGGGGGCGAAGACAACACCAAGCTCCtcgg GTTGCCTAATATTGGCAACACCTGCTTCATGAACTCTGCTCTGCAGTGCCTGCTGGGGCTGCCAGCATTTTGCAGAGACATCCTGAGACAGCAGAATATCTGgagttcctccccctcctctaaacTGCTATG CTGCTTTGCCGAGTTACATCAGGCCAGGCTTTCTGGAGGCACTGTTAATGCTAAGAACAAGGAAAATAAGAAAATCCTTCAAACAGTCAAGCGCTGTCTTTCCGTTGTCAATGAGGACTATGAGGACGACAATGAACAGGTAAGATATTATTTGCTAAAAGACTCACTTAACAATAAACCTGGGACACGTGACAGTGTTTTTCCTCAGCTCTGTTTCAGTTGTAGTTGTTGA